A genomic region of Ignavibacteria bacterium contains the following coding sequences:
- the hemC gene encoding hydroxymethylbilane synthase — MMNKIIIGTRGSELALWQTNFVRDLLQKFFPQLEIEIKIVKTKGDKILDVPLSKIGDKGLFTKELELKLIEGEIDIAVHSLKDLETEIDKRLTIGAVTKRHNVNDVLIAKNKNLSLKNLKPDAKIGTGSLRRKAQLLHLNPNFQIFDLRGNVPTRIQKFLDSDWDAIILARAGVERLGLQNYISSIIPKNLILPAVGQGALAVECRKDDLEILRLLSRINHQKTEIETRAERSFLRTLEGGCQVPIACFAKIQKDLLTIEGKILSLDGSLCFHHKISGSIKNPEKLGETLAKKLLKAGAHEIISEIYKR; from the coding sequence ATGATGAATAAAATAATTATTGGAACTCGGGGAAGTGAACTTGCTCTCTGGCAGACCAACTTTGTAAGGGATTTGTTGCAAAAGTTTTTCCCCCAACTTGAAATTGAGATAAAAATTGTAAAAACCAAAGGCGACAAAATTTTAGATGTACCACTTTCCAAAATTGGTGATAAGGGCCTTTTCACCAAGGAACTTGAACTTAAATTAATTGAAGGTGAAATCGATATTGCTGTTCATAGTCTTAAAGATTTGGAAACAGAGATTGATAAAAGACTGACGATTGGAGCAGTTACAAAGCGGCATAATGTTAACGATGTCCTAATTGCAAAGAATAAAAATCTTTCATTGAAAAATTTAAAACCTGATGCAAAAATTGGGACGGGCTCATTAAGACGAAAAGCTCAGCTTCTTCATCTCAATCCAAATTTTCAGATCTTTGATTTAAGAGGGAATGTTCCAACTAGGATTCAAAAATTTCTTGATTCTGATTGGGATGCTATAATTCTTGCCAGAGCTGGAGTTGAAAGACTCGGACTTCAGAATTATATCTCGTCAATTATACCAAAGAATTTAATTCTTCCTGCTGTTGGCCAGGGAGCTCTTGCAGTTGAATGCAGAAAAGATGATCTAGAAATTTTGAGATTGCTGTCAAGAATTAATCATCAAAAGACAGAAATTGAAACTCGAGCTGAAAGATCATTCCTGAGAACTTTGGAAGGAGGTTGTCAGGTTCCAATTGCTTGTTTTGCAAAAATTCAAAAGGATTTATTGACGATAGAAGGAAAGATTTTAAGTCTTGATGGTTCTTTATGTTTTCATCACAAGATTTCTGGAAGTATCAAAAATCCAGAGAAACTCGGTGAAACACTTGCAAAAAAACTATTAAAAGCAGGTGCCCACGAAATAATAAGTGAAATTTATAAGAGATGA
- a CDS encoding glutamyl-tRNA reductase, whose amino-acid sequence MNIIAVAINHHTAPIELREALYLQNNEIRDFIREFQSHLTREICILSTCNRTEIYCIPNSLDLTYKEIQNFLLQKKSVQNISPSNFRNYFSCGAVNHLFHIAAGIDSLVIGDQQILGQVKDAFTIAAEENSIGTYLQKVFQSALKVGKRVKTETDLFEGPSSISAAAVQLAAKIFSDLKKKKVLIIGAGETSRLTIQNLKQKDVKNITITNRTLSRAESLANEFNVAVIPFIEFKDVLHEFDIIISATSSPEPLVSKPEIISVMSKRKNQPLCILDIAIPRDFDPAVKDIENVFYNDIDALQVIVNQNLERRQSQIPKIKKIIMEELIELFSWYNSLQISPIIRALREQFEQIRSQEFEFFKNKFLPEQQQNLELLTKRIINKLLHNPTVYLRKSADTLDTQGDLNLRLEIIKEMFNIQNQIKNNDE is encoded by the coding sequence ATGAATATAATAGCGGTTGCAATAAATCATCATACTGCACCAATTGAATTAAGAGAAGCTTTATATCTTCAGAATAATGAAATCCGTGATTTCATAAGAGAATTTCAATCTCATCTTACGAGAGAGATTTGTATACTTTCAACCTGTAATCGAACTGAAATTTACTGCATTCCAAATTCTTTAGATCTGACCTACAAGGAAATTCAGAATTTCTTATTGCAGAAAAAATCAGTTCAAAATATTTCGCCATCAAATTTCAGAAATTATTTTAGCTGCGGTGCTGTTAATCATCTTTTTCATATTGCAGCGGGAATAGACTCGCTTGTAATTGGTGACCAACAAATTTTAGGACAGGTTAAAGATGCTTTCACAATTGCTGCCGAAGAAAATTCAATTGGGACTTATCTTCAAAAGGTTTTTCAATCAGCTTTGAAAGTTGGGAAAAGAGTCAAAACTGAAACTGATTTATTTGAAGGTCCTTCTTCTATAAGTGCCGCTGCAGTTCAACTTGCTGCGAAAATTTTTTCAGATTTAAAGAAGAAAAAAGTTTTGATTATTGGTGCAGGGGAAACGAGCAGATTAACAATTCAAAATTTGAAGCAGAAAGATGTAAAGAATATTACAATTACAAATAGAACATTATCGAGAGCGGAAAGTTTGGCTAATGAATTTAATGTTGCGGTCATTCCTTTTATTGAGTTTAAAGATGTGCTTCATGAATTTGACATCATAATTTCGGCAACAAGTTCACCTGAACCTCTTGTTTCAAAACCTGAAATAATTTCTGTTATGTCTAAAAGGAAAAATCAACCTTTATGTATTTTAGATATTGCAATTCCAAGAGATTTTGATCCTGCTGTTAAAGATATTGAAAATGTTTTTTACAATGATATTGATGCGCTTCAAGTAATTGTTAATCAGAATCTTGAAAGACGACAATCTCAAATTCCAAAGATTAAAAAAATAATAATGGAAGAGTTGATAGAGCTCTTCTCCTGGTACAATTCACTTCAGATTTCACCAATCATTCGAGCTTTACGAGAACAATTTGAACAGATTAGATCACAGGAATTTGAATTTTTCAAGAACAAATTTTTACCTGAGCAGCAACAAAATCTTGAGCTTTTAACAAAAAGAATTATTAATAAACTACTTCACAATCCCACAGTTTATTTGAGAAAATCTGCTGATACTCTTGATACTCAAGGTGACTTAAACTTGCGGCTTGAAATAATTAAAGAGATGTTCAACATCCAAAATCAAATCAAAAACAATGATGAATAA
- the ccsA gene encoding cytochrome c biogenesis protein CcsA, whose product MINLIHSLNSLLPLFYGITFLLYLLNFFYEKRGLSLWKRLSLFITLFFHFFYLLIRTLEFKHTPITTVFEIMTLLAFAITISYYIIELVTDVRNTGTFILFLPLIFQTISSFNIKDLLEVKDILRSPYLGFHVFTALSGYAGITFSAIYGLLYLLLYKQIKTQKFGLIFNRMPSLEMLEYLSMVSALVGFVMLTIAIVIGFIWLPQAFTEPSYFDPKLVATIIVWLFYAFGISGKWFFKWSGRKIVYLSITGFVISLFSMSILNLVFTGFHKFF is encoded by the coding sequence ATGATAAACTTAATACATTCATTAAATAGTTTACTTCCTCTGTTTTATGGAATTACTTTCCTCCTTTATCTCTTAAATTTCTTTTATGAGAAAAGGGGACTTTCCTTATGGAAAAGGCTTTCGCTTTTTATTACCTTGTTCTTCCATTTCTTTTATTTATTAATAAGAACACTCGAATTCAAACACACGCCAATTACAACAGTTTTTGAAATAATGACTCTTCTAGCTTTTGCTATTACGATATCATACTATATAATCGAGTTGGTTACTGATGTTAGAAATACTGGAACATTTATTCTCTTCTTACCTCTGATTTTTCAAACTATCTCTTCATTTAACATAAAAGATTTACTTGAGGTAAAAGATATCTTAAGAAGTCCATATCTTGGTTTTCATGTTTTTACAGCTTTGAGTGGTTATGCAGGAATTACTTTTTCAGCAATCTACGGCTTACTTTATCTTTTGCTCTATAAACAAATAAAAACTCAAAAGTTTGGTTTAATTTTTAATCGAATGCCAAGTCTTGAAATGCTTGAATATCTTAGTATGGTTTCGGCACTTGTTGGTTTTGTTATGTTGACAATAGCAATTGTTATTGGATTCATCTGGTTACCGCAGGCTTTTACCGAACCTTCATATTTTGATCCGAAGCTAGTTGCGACGATTATCGTTTGGTTGTTTTATGCATTTGGAATTTCAGGAAAATGGTTTTTTAAGTGGTCAGGAAGAAAAATAGTCTATCTATCAATTACAGGTTTTGTGATCTCGTTATTTTCAATGTCAATCTTAAATCTTGTGTTTACAGGATTTCATAAATTCTTTTAG